One part of the Arvicanthis niloticus isolate mArvNil1 chromosome 15, mArvNil1.pat.X, whole genome shotgun sequence genome encodes these proteins:
- the Wnt16 gene encoding protein Wnt-16: MDRAALLALPSLCALWAAVLSLLPCGTQGNWMWLGIASFGVPEKLGCAGLPLNSRQKELCKRKPYLLPSIREGARLGIQECRSQFRHERWNCMVATATSTQLATAPLFGYELSSGTKETAFIYAIMAAGLVHSVTRSCSAGNMTECSCDTTLQNGGSASEGWHWGGCSDDVQYGMWFSRKFLDLPMRNTTGKESKVLLAMNLHNNEAGRQAVAKLMSVDCRCHGVSGSCAVKTCWKTMSSFEKIGHFLKDKYENSIQISDKTKRKMRRREKDQRQTPILKDDLLYVHKSPNYCVENKKLGIPGTQGRECNRTSGGADGCNLLCCGRGYNTHVVRHVERCECKFIWCCYVRCRRCESMTDVHTCK, from the exons ATGGACAGAGCGGCGCTCCTGGCCCTGCCCAGCTTGTGTGCGCTGTGGGCAGCTGTGCTGTCGCTGCTCCCCTGCGGAACCCAGGGCAACTGGAT GTGGTTGGGCATCGCCTCCTTCGGGGTACCGGAGAAGCTGGGCTGCGCCGGCTTGCCGCTGAACAGCCGCCAGAAGGAGCTGTGCAAGAGGAAACCCTACCTGCTGCCTAGCATCCGCGAGGGTGCCAGGCTGGGCATTCAGGAGTGCAGAAGCCAGTTCCGACATGAGAGGTGGAACTGTATGGTCGCCACTGCCACTTCCACCCAGCTCGCCACAGCTCCCCTCTTTGGCTATGAACTGAGTAGCG GCACCAAGGAGACAGCATTCATTTATGCCATCATGGCTGCAGGCCTGGTGCACTCTGTAACCAGGTCTTGCAGTGCAGGAAACATGACCGAGTGCTCCTGTGACACCACCTTGCAGAATGGTGGCTCAGCAAGTGAAGGCTGGCATTGGGGAGGATGCTCTGATGATGTCCAGTACGGCATGTGGTTCAGCAGAAAGTTTCTAGATCTCCCCATGAGAAAcaccacaggaaaagaaagcaaagtcCTGCTAGCCATGAATCTACACAACAATGAAGCAGGACGGCAG GCTGTCGCCAAGTTAATGTCTGTGGACTGCCGCTGTCACGGAGTTTCCGGCTCCTGTGCTGTGAAAACCTGCTGGAAAACTATGTCTTCTTTTGAAAAGATTGGGCATTTTTTAAAGGATAAATATGAAAACAGCATCCAGATCTCAGACAAAACCAAGAGGAAAATGCGCAGGAGAGAAAAAGATCAGAGGCAGACACCCATTCTCAAGGATGACCTGCTGTATGTCCATAAGTCTCCCAACTACTGCGTGGAGAACAAGAAACTGGGTATTCCTGGGACACAGGGCAGAGAGTGCAACCGGACATCAGGAGGCGCGGACGGCTGTAACCTCCTCTGCTGTGGCCGAGGCTACAATACTCACGTAGTCAGGCACGTGGAGAGGTGTGAGTGTAAGTTTATCTGGTGCTGCTACGTCCGCTGCAGGAGGTGTGAAAGCATGACCGATGTCCACACTTGTAAGTAA